The Pseudomonas sp. S06B 330 genome contains the following window.
CGTACCTGCCACGCGGCGATCATTGCCCGTGAACTGGGTATCCCGGCTGTCGTCGGTTGCGGTAACGCCACCCAACTGCTCAAGGATGGCCAGGGCGTGACCGTGTCCTGCGCCGAAGGCGACACTGGCTTTATCTTCGAAGGTGAGCTGGGCTTTGATGTGCGCCAGAACTCCGTCGACGCCATGCCTGATCTGCCGTTCAAAATCATGATGAACGTTGGCAACCCGGACCGTGCGTTCGACTTTGCCCAGCTGCCTAACGCCGGTGTCGGCCTGGCGCGGCTGGAATTCATCATCAACCGCATGATCGGTGTGCACCCCAAGGCGCTGCTGAACTATGCTGGCCTGCCAGCTGAGCTCAAAGAAAGCGTCGATAAGCGCATCGCCGGTTACAACGACCCGGTTGGCTTCTATGTCGAGAAGCTGGTCGAGGGCATCAGCACTCTGGCGGCGGCGTTCTGGCCGAAGAAGGTCATCGTGCGCCTGTCGGACTTCAAGTCCAACGAATACGCGAACCTGATCGGTGGCAAGCTCTACGAGCCGGAAGAAGAAAACCCGATGCTGGGCTTCCGCGGTGCCTCGCGTTACATCAGCGAAGCCTTCCGTGACTGCTTCGAGCTGGAGTGCCGTGCACTCAAGCGCGTACGCAACGAAATGGGCCTGACCAACGTTGAAATCATGGTGCCGTTCGTCCGCACCTTGGGCGAAGCTAGCCAGGTCGTCGACCTGCTTGCCGAAAACGGTCTGGCTCGTGGCGACAACGGCCTGCGCGTGATCATGATGTGCGAGCTGCCATCCAACGCCATCCTCGCCGAAGAGTTCCTCGAGTACTTCGACGGTTTCTCCATCGGTTCCAACGACCTGACTCAGCTGACGCTGGGCCTGGACCGTGATTCGGGGATCATTGCGCACCTGTTCGATGAGCGTAACCCGGCGGTGAAGAAGCTGCTGGCCAACGCCATTCAGGCCTGTAACAAGGCTGGCAAGTACATCGGCATTTGCGGCCAGGGCCCATCCGACCACCCGGACCTGGCCAAGTGGCTGATGGAGCAGGGTATTGAAAGCGTTTCGCTGAACCCGGACTCGGTACTCGAGACCTGGTTCTTCCTGGCCGAAGGTCAGGCAGCAAGCTGATGCGCTGAACCGAAACCTTCACCTGGCCCTTGTGGCCGATGAAGGTTTCGACCGTATTCCAGGGCGTGTTCCAGTGATGGATCCCGCCCTTTTTCGTGCAAGAAACCTATGCAAAGCAGCAGTACTCTATTTCCCGTGGCCTTGCTCAGCGCCGAGCGTCGGGGTGACCTGAGCGAGGACGTGTACCGGATCAAGGCCGCAAACAGCCCAGACCCCACCGTTGAGCTGGCCGTGACCCGTCTTGGCATGGCCGATCAGACCGAGGTGCGGGGCGCCCCGGTGATTCTGCTGCATGGCAGCTTTTCCAATCGGCGGTTCTGGTACTCACCTCGGGGTATTGGTCTCGGGGCCTACCTGGCACGCGCCGGATTCGATGTATGGATTCCGGAAATGCGCGGTCATGGCCTGTCACCGCGCAATCGCAATTATCGCCACAACCGTGTCGCCGACTATGCGCGGTATGACTTGCCGGTCATTGCCGCCTTTGTCAGCGAGCAGTGTGGCCGCGCCGCGCACTGGATTGGTCACTCCCTCGGCGGTACCACTTTGGCTGCCGCACTCGGCGGGCAGTACCTGGGGGCTGAGCACGTTGCCAGTGCAGCGTTTTTCGGTACTCAGGTCAGTCGTACTTACTGGCCGTTGAAATTGCCGCCGGTGGAGTGGGGCGGGCGCCTGTTGCTCAAACGCTTCGGCCAGATTTCCGGGGCGCGGCTCAAGCGTGGTCCGGAGGATGAACCTATCGGCCTGGCCTTGGAAAGCATGCGCTGGTTTGGTTTGTTTGGCCGTTTTGGCGACAAGGACGCGGATTGGTGGGCGGGGTTGGCTGAGATTGACCTGCCGGTGCTGGCAGTGGCAGGTGCGGGCGATCATCAAGATCCGGTGTGGGCCTGCCGCAAGCTGTTCGAACAATTGGGTGGTCAGCACAAGCAATTTGTTCGCTTGGGTCGTGAACAGGGTTTCGACAACTTTGGTCACGTCGATATGCTCGTCAGTAAGCCTGCCCAGGCGCAAGTCTGGCCGCTGGTCGAGCGCTGGTTGCATAACCCGCTGGCGGTGGTAACCGAAGACGCTGCACAACAGGTGACCGGATCGGCGCCGACGTGTAGCCTTGAGTCTAAAGCTTGACCGCTGGGCCTCGTTAACTGATTGAAACTGTGACATCCCATTGTCTTGGCAATTGACAGGAGTTTCCCATGCAATATCTCACCCCCGATTTGTGCGACGCCTACCCGGAACTGGTGCAGGTGCTGGAGCCGATGTTCAGTAACTTCGGTGGCCGCGATTCCTTCGGTGGTGAGATCGTCACCATCAAGTGCTTTGAGGACAACTCGCTGGTCAAGGAGCAGGTCGAGCTCGATGGCAAAGGCAAAGTGCTGGTGGTCGATGGTGGCGGTTCGTTACGTCGGGCGTTGCTGGGCGACATGCTTGCCGAAAAAGCCGCGAAGAACCACTGGGAAGGCCTGGTGATCTACGGCTGTGTACGTGACGTCGATGTTCTGGCGCAAACCGATGTAGGCGTGCAGGCGTTGGCCAGCCATCCGATGAAGACCGACAAGCGTGGCATCGGCGACCTCAACGTGGTGGTGAATTTTGCCGGTGTGACCTTCCGCCCCGGTGAATACATTTACGCTGACAACAATGGTGTGATTGTCTCGCCAAGCCCGTTGAAAATGCCAGAGTAAGCCTCTGAAACCAAGCCTGGGGTAGGGATGTTCGAAGAAGAAAACGCGCAATGGGGCCTGGTACATGCCCTGGTGCTGGATGGAAACGGCGGTGCGCGTTCGATTGCTCGAACTGAGCTGGATGCACTTGAGCTGCAGCCGCAGGAAAGCCTGTGGCTGCACTGGGATCGTAGTCACCCGCAGACCCGTACCTGGCTGCGCCATGACAGTGGTTTGAACGAGTTTGCCTGCGACCTGCTGCTTGAGGAAAACACCCGTCCGCGGTTGTTGCCGCTGGCGGACGCGCAAATGCTGTTGTTCCTGCGCGGAGTCAACCTCAATCCAGGTGCCGAGCCCGAAGACATGGTCTCGGTGCGCATCTTCGCCCAGGCCCAGCGCGTAATTTCCTTGCGCCTGCGGCCAATGCGCGCCAGCGATGAGTTGCTCCAGCAACTGACTGAAGGGCGCGGGCCTAAAACCGCGTCCGAGCTGCTGTTGACCATGGCGCAATTGCTGACCGAGAAAGTTCAGGCGCTGATCAGCGACCTTTCGGAAGTGGTCGATCTGGAGGAAGAGAAGCTGGAAGCGGACAAACGCTACGCGCCGGATCAGGGCAGTTTGCAGCAGATCCGCCGCCGCGCTGCCGGATTGCGGCGCTTTCTCAACCCGCAGCGGGAAATCTACGCACAGCTGGCGCGCAACAAGTGGAGCTGGTTCGCTGCCGATGACGCCGACTACTGGAACGAGCTCAACAACAGCCTGACCCGCTACCTCGAAGAACTGGAACTGACCCGCGAGCGGGCTGCGTTGGTGCTGGAGAGCGAAGACCGCCGGCGTGCCGAGCGAATGAACCGGACCATGTACCGGTTCGGCATCATTACCTGCATTTTTCTGCCCATGAGTTTCGTCACCGGACTGCTAGGCATCAACGTTGGTGGCATTCCCGGTGCTGAAAGTCCCTATGGCTTCCTCTTCGCCAGTTTACTGGTGCTGGGGTTGGCACTGGGGCAGTGGTGGCTGTTTCGCCGCCTGCGGTGGGTGTGATTCAGTGCATTTAGTGAACAATCAGTCACGAACTGTCCGCCTGGTTCATGTGACCTGCCTGGCGAGCACCTCGTCTTTGACAGATATTGCGCGAGGTGCCCATGCACGATCCGTTTGAAGAATCCCTGCGAGACTTGCTCAAGGCTTCGCCGTCCGGCCAGGATCGCGACGATGATGCTTGCCTTGGGCGCGTCCTGAAAACCGCCAACCGTCAGGTTGGTGCGGGCGATCTGTTCAGTCTGCTTGGCCGCTGGAGCCAGGCGTTGATGATTGCCGTTAACAATGGCTCGGCGCATGTTGCGCCGGTCCGCCGTAACGTTACCGCCCGTAAAGCTGATAAGGCCGATTGACTATGGAACTTAATCTCTGGACACAGAGCTTACTCACCGCGATGACCGCGTTGTGGACCAAAGTGGCGAACTTCATTCCTAATCTGTTTGGCGCCCTGGTTGTGGTGCTACTTGGTTTTGTCGTGGCCAAGCTGCTGGACACCTTACTGTCCAAGTTACTCGCCAAACTGGGTCTGGATCGCCTGATGGGCGGCACTGGCTTGACCAAGATGCTCGATCGGGTCGGTATCCAGGTACCGATCTCGACCTTGATTGGCAAGATCGTCTATTGGTTTGTGTTGTTGATCTTCCTCGTCTCGGCCGCTGAATCCCTGGGTCTTGAGCGGGTTTCGGCTACGCTCGACATGCTTGCCCTGTATTTACCCAAAGTATTTGGCGCTGCGCTGGTGTTGTTGGCCGGTGTGCTCCTGGCCCAGTTGGTTAACGGCCTGGTGCGTGGTGCTGCTGAAGGCATTGGCCTTGAGTACGCGGCGGGTGTCGGGCGTATTGCCCAGGGCCTGGTCATTATCATCAGCATTTCAGTGGCAATCAGCCAGCTTGAGGTCAAGACCGACCTGCTCAACCATGTAATCGTCATTGGATTGATTACCGTTGGTCTGGCTGTTGCGTTGGCGATGGGCCTGGGCAGTCGTGAAATTGCCGGGCAGATTCTGGCTGGAATTTATGTGCGTGAGCTCTATCAAGTGGGCCAGTATGTGCAGGTTGGAGAGGTTGAAGGGCAGATCGAGGAGATCGGTACGGTCAAGACGACCCTGCTGACCGACGATGGCGAGTTGGTCTCGTTGTCCAACCGGATTCTCCTCGAGCAGCGAGTCAATAGCCGCTAACCGGGTAAATCCTGCTAATGTATGCCGCCGCAAATTACCCCAGGCAGGGGTAAGCGGCGACATTGACCTGACTGTCGGCCAGATTCGTTTTGAATAAAGTTCACTCGCTGCCCATGCGTTACGACCCCCGCGAGCTCACTGATGAGGAGTTGGTGGCGCGTTCGCATGAGGAGCTGTTTCATGTTACTCGCGCGTATGAAGAGCTCATGCGACGCTACCAACGGACTCTTTTTAACGTCTGTGCGCGTTACTTGGGGAACGATCGGGACGCTGATGATGTCTGTCAGGAGGTGATGCTCAAGGTGCTCTATGGCCTGAAGAACTTCGAGGGCAAATCGAAGTTCAAGACTTGGCTCTACAGCATCACCTATAACGAATGCATCACCCAGTACCGCAAGGAGCGGCGCAAACGTCGACTGATGGATGCCTTGAGTTTGGATCCACTTGAGGAAGCCTCGGAAGAGAAGGCGCCCAAACCTGAAGAGAAAGGTGGGCTGGATAAATGGTTAGTGCATGTAAATCCGATTGACCGTGAAATTCTGGTGCTACGATTCGTCGCAGAGCTGGAATTTCAGGAAATCGCCGATATCATGCATATGGGCCTTAGCGCAACGAAAATGCGGTATAAACGTGCGCTAGACAAGCTACGTGAGAAATTTGCGGGCCTTGCTGAAACTTAGTGGCACGTAAATATCTCTTACGTACTGGCAAGTTCTGCTAGACTTGTCGACGAGTTGTCCCCCGGATGTTGGTGGGACTGCTTAACTATCACCAGATGGGGATTTAACGGATGAAATTGAAAAACACCTTGGGCTTGGCCATTGGTTCTCTTGTAGCCGTAACTTCGCTCGGCGCTCTGGCACAAGGCCAAGGCGCGGTTGAGATCGAAGGTAACGTTACCAAGCAGTACTACGATAGCGAGCGCAATTTTCAGAACGACGGCACCAACCCAGGTGTTCGCCTCGGTTACTTCCTGACCGACGACCTGTCCCTGGATCTGGGCTACAACGAAACTCACAACGTTCGTGGCGATGTCTTCAACAAGGACATCAAAGGTTCCAAAGCTAAGCTCGACGCTACCTACCACTTCGGTACCGTAGGCGATGCACTGCGTCCGTACGTCTCGGCTGGTTTTGCACACGAGAGCATCGGCCAGAGCTTCAACAACGGTCGTGACCACTCCACCTTCGCCAACGTTGGCGCCGGTGCCAAGTGGTACATCACCGACATGTTCTTCGCCCGTGCTGGCGTTGAAGCCATGTACAACATCGACAACGGCAACACCGAGTGGGGCCCAACTGTTGGTCTGGGTCTGAACTTCGGTGGTAGCGGTGGCGCTGCTCCTGCTCCAGCACCTGTTGCTGAAGTCTGCTCCGACAGCGACAACGACGGCGTTTGCGACAACGTCGACAAGTGCCCTGACACCCCAGCCAACGTTACCGTTGACGCTGACGGCTGCCCAGCTGTTGCTGAAGTCGTACGTGTTGAGCTGGACGTCAAGTTCGACTTCGACAAGTCTGTCGTCAAGCAGAACAGCTACGGTGATATCAAAAACCTGGCTGACTTCATGAAGCAGTACCCACAGACCACCACCACCGTTGAAGGTCACACTGACTCCGTCGGTCCTGACGCTTACAACCAGAAGCTGTCTGAGCGTCGTGCAAACGCCGTTAAGCAGGTTCTGACCAACGAGTACGGTGTTGAGTCGACTCGCGTTGAGTCGGTTGGTTACGGTGAAACCCGTCCGGTTGCTGACAACGCCACCGAAGATGGTCGCGCTGTTAACCGTCGCGTAGAAGCACAAGTAGAAGCTCAAGCCAAGTAATTGGTAAGCGCTTCACAGAAAAGCCCGGCTTAGGCCGGGCTTTTCTTTGCCTGCGATTCAGGCGGGTATCTGCAGTAGTGCGCTGGCTACAGCGTCTCGGGCTGCCACTTGGCCAATCACCAGAACGGCTGGGCTGCAGAGATTGAAGCGGTCGGCGTCTTCGCACAGGTGTATCAGCGAACTGCGTTGTTCGCGTTGCTGGGGCAGGGAAGCGTTCTCGATCATTGCCACGGGCGTATCGGCCGCCAAGCCGCCTGCCAGCAGTCCCTGCTGGACCTCGGCGAGTTTGCTCACGCCCATGTACACCACAAGCGTGGTGCCGCCTTGAGCGAGGCCTTGCCAGTTCAGCGGGCTGTCATCCTGAGTGTGCGCGGTGAGCAGGGTTACGCCGCGGCTGACACCGCGCAAGGTCAGGGAAATCCCGCATTGGCTTGCGCCGGCAAGGCCCGCAGTAATGCCATTGACCAATTCAACCTCGATACCTTGAGCCTGCAGCCAGGCGGCTTCTTCTCCACCGCGGCCAAAGATGCACGGGTCGCCGCCTTTGAGCCGCGCTACGCAGCGGCCCTGACGGGCATAGCGCAGCATCAGACGCTGGATGAACGCTTGCGGTGTGGAGCGGCAACCGCCGCGTTTGCCCACGGCGATTACCCGCGCCTGAGGGCAGTGTTCGAGGATCAGTGGGTTGACCAGGTCATCGATCATGACCACGTCGGCCTCACTCAGGGCGCGTACCGCTTTGAGCGTCAACAGCTCCGGGTCGCCAGGTCCCGCACCAATTAGCCAGACTTTCGCTTTCATGGGTATTCCTCGTAGGCTCGGGCTGTCAGCCTTTTAGCAGGCAGATCAGTAGGATCAGGTTAAGTAGTAAGGACAGCAGCGCCACACCGCGCCAGACCTTAAGCGGTTCGCGCTCGAGCAGCGGGCGCGGACGGGCACTCAGCTGCTGACGCTCGCCTTGTTCAAGCAGCAACAGCCATTGCTCGGCGGTTTCGAAGCGTTGTTGC
Protein-coding sequences here:
- a CDS encoding alpha/beta fold hydrolase, whose product is MQSSSTLFPVALLSAERRGDLSEDVYRIKAANSPDPTVELAVTRLGMADQTEVRGAPVILLHGSFSNRRFWYSPRGIGLGAYLARAGFDVWIPEMRGHGLSPRNRNYRHNRVADYARYDLPVIAAFVSEQCGRAAHWIGHSLGGTTLAAALGGQYLGAEHVASAAFFGTQVSRTYWPLKLPPVEWGGRLLLKRFGQISGARLKRGPEDEPIGLALESMRWFGLFGRFGDKDADWWAGLAEIDLPVLAVAGAGDHQDPVWACRKLFEQLGGQHKQFVRLGREQGFDNFGHVDMLVSKPAQAQVWPLVERWLHNPLAVVTEDAAQQVTGSAPTCSLESKA
- the rraA gene encoding ribonuclease E activity regulator RraA; protein product: MQYLTPDLCDAYPELVQVLEPMFSNFGGRDSFGGEIVTIKCFEDNSLVKEQVELDGKGKVLVVDGGGSLRRALLGDMLAEKAAKNHWEGLVIYGCVRDVDVLAQTDVGVQALASHPMKTDKRGIGDLNVVVNFAGVTFRPGEYIYADNNGVIVSPSPLKMPE
- a CDS encoding zinc transporter ZntB, with protein sequence MFEEENAQWGLVHALVLDGNGGARSIARTELDALELQPQESLWLHWDRSHPQTRTWLRHDSGLNEFACDLLLEENTRPRLLPLADAQMLLFLRGVNLNPGAEPEDMVSVRIFAQAQRVISLRLRPMRASDELLQQLTEGRGPKTASELLLTMAQLLTEKVQALISDLSEVVDLEEEKLEADKRYAPDQGSLQQIRRRAAGLRRFLNPQREIYAQLARNKWSWFAADDADYWNELNNSLTRYLEELELTRERAALVLESEDRRRAERMNRTMYRFGIITCIFLPMSFVTGLLGINVGGIPGAESPYGFLFASLLVLGLALGQWWLFRRLRWV
- a CDS encoding mechanosensitive ion channel family protein, giving the protein MELNLWTQSLLTAMTALWTKVANFIPNLFGALVVVLLGFVVAKLLDTLLSKLLAKLGLDRLMGGTGLTKMLDRVGIQVPISTLIGKIVYWFVLLIFLVSAAESLGLERVSATLDMLALYLPKVFGAALVLLAGVLLAQLVNGLVRGAAEGIGLEYAAGVGRIAQGLVIIISISVAISQLEVKTDLLNHVIVIGLITVGLAVALAMGLGSREIAGQILAGIYVRELYQVGQYVQVGEVEGQIEEIGTVKTTLLTDDGELVSLSNRILLEQRVNSR
- the sigX gene encoding RNA polymerase sigma factor SigX, producing the protein MRYDPRELTDEELVARSHEELFHVTRAYEELMRRYQRTLFNVCARYLGNDRDADDVCQEVMLKVLYGLKNFEGKSKFKTWLYSITYNECITQYRKERRKRRLMDALSLDPLEEASEEKAPKPEEKGGLDKWLVHVNPIDREILVLRFVAELEFQEIADIMHMGLSATKMRYKRALDKLREKFAGLAET
- a CDS encoding OmpA family protein; amino-acid sequence: MKLKNTLGLAIGSLVAVTSLGALAQGQGAVEIEGNVTKQYYDSERNFQNDGTNPGVRLGYFLTDDLSLDLGYNETHNVRGDVFNKDIKGSKAKLDATYHFGTVGDALRPYVSAGFAHESIGQSFNNGRDHSTFANVGAGAKWYITDMFFARAGVEAMYNIDNGNTEWGPTVGLGLNFGGSGGAAPAPAPVAEVCSDSDNDGVCDNVDKCPDTPANVTVDADGCPAVAEVVRVELDVKFDFDKSVVKQNSYGDIKNLADFMKQYPQTTTTVEGHTDSVGPDAYNQKLSERRANAVKQVLTNEYGVESTRVESVGYGETRPVADNATEDGRAVNRRVEAQVEAQAK
- the cobA gene encoding uroporphyrinogen-III C-methyltransferase codes for the protein MKAKVWLIGAGPGDPELLTLKAVRALSEADVVMIDDLVNPLILEHCPQARVIAVGKRGGCRSTPQAFIQRLMLRYARQGRCVARLKGGDPCIFGRGGEEAAWLQAQGIEVELVNGITAGLAGASQCGISLTLRGVSRGVTLLTAHTQDDSPLNWQGLAQGGTTLVVYMGVSKLAEVQQGLLAGGLAADTPVAMIENASLPQQREQRSSLIHLCEDADRFNLCSPAVLVIGQVAARDAVASALLQIPA